TACCATGTATTCAGTGCTGTAgtacaaatatttacaaatatcatatatactatatactgtatatactcaCAATTCAGTGACATCAATCATCACTAatcttttctaaaaaaaaaaacacattagtgTGTCCTTTAAAGCTTCATTTGTGAACACTGGATATTTCAAATgcttcacattttatttccttgttttgcTCTCTTTGGCTGTCTCAGAATGGAGAACAGTGTCAGATCCAAAACAAGCGGGTTGGCTATTTTCACAAGACCTTCTCCATGGCAACAAAGATTCAGACAGTCTATTACTGAGTGTGGACATCAGACAAGACAAGGAGACGCAAGACCGAGCTTTAGTCACATTCTACAAGAGAGACAACGTTCAGTGGGCGTCGCCACTTCAATGCAAACTTCAAGGTAGACACCAGTATATTAAATAGCACTGCTGTAACTGTTTAAAAACCACTACATTACCCAGGTAAGTGATTTATGGATAACAGCATGTGTTTCTCCACAGGTGATGTTGCAACAGGAAGTGGAGTCGACCGCCACATGATGTCAACAGTGATTTTCAAGCTTACAAGTGGATTCCATATAAACTTAGGttagacacaacaacacacacacacacacaaacacacacacacacagtgttgatTGAGCCTATTTTCTCAGTCTACAGACCATTATAATCAATACCAACTTCAGACAATTAAACTGTAAACCTTGATCCTTAGAAAAATCTTATTTACCTATGATGACAAAACATACAGTGGGTTTGAAGTGAACGTGTTACTATTATTATGTCTTAGTCTTGTTCTAATTTCAGTAATAAGATTGTAATTGCTGATTTAAGAAATAAGTTGCAACTTGTGTTACATTCTTGCCCCTTTTTGGTGTAATCTCTACTAAAAGATTTGTCTCACCTTACTCTACCTTCAAGTTAATTTAGCAATAAAATCAAGTACAAGCAGAGCACACAGGAACAATCCAGGAAACTGGCAAACAGTGCTTTGACCAGATCAACATAAGCTCATCTGTATTTGAAACCTCAAAGAAAGATTTTATGTCATTATAGAGAGTAGTTCTCCTCTACTGTTGCAATCAGTTTAGGTTAAATGCAAAAGTACTGCAAATAAGACAAATAATAAGTGTTAAGTAACGTTTCTATTTCTTCATAAGGACAAGGGTTAATATGATATTCATAATAATGATTATGGCAATGAATATGAACATGAATTTGAATACAGATGTCAATATGGTTGGGATTATGGTTAACATTATCCATCACAGCTTATTAGATGTCAGGTATGTATAATTAAGTATAAACAATCCACACttatcattttacaccatttatACTGATGATATTAAGAGATAAATTTACTACATTCTCTGATTAGTCTTGTCCTCTAAATCTTCTCTTAATCCTTCATCTATCACTGTTTACAGGAAGTGCAGCCATTACCAAAATCTTCGAGGGTGAGCCTGATCACCTCATCCCCTCGGTTTCAGATGAACTGCTTGACAATAACATGTTCACTGTAGCAGGCCGGATGATTGGGCATTCCTTCTTGCACTGTGGGCCGAGTTTCCCTGGACTCAGCCCGGCCATTATTCACAATCTCTTTGAGGGTTCATTGGAGACTACTCCTGTGACAATACAAGACTGCCCTGACCTTGACATCCGTGACGCTGTGAAAATGGTGAGAATTGAATTTAACTGAggtaaacacatgaaaaatatgtaGGCTTACATTTTCTACAAACAGGCTCCATCAGTCACTGGAAGCCCTCAACATAAAACTGCAATCAGTTTAATTTATTCTATGTGTGCCGCATAAAAAATGTtctccattattttttattccagCTTGATGGAGATACCGAATTAAAAGAACTTGACTCCATCCATCAGCTCTGCCTGTCGTGGAAGCTCCCTGCACCAAATGCCACCAACAGGAAATGGCTGTCTAAAAAACTTCTTTTGCATGCTGTAATGTCAAACTGTCTCTATTTATTCtactgcagcttctcaaatcaAGTTACTTCATCCACACTAGTGCTGAACACAGCGAATCCCCTATCATTAAATATtagatattattattttactatatCCTTAAAAGACTGTTCCTAAGAGCATTCCCACATctttattttatgacatttttatttagagTAGAGCTgacaatgattagtcaattaatcaatctaGTCGATCACCAGAAAATGActcggcaactattttgacaattgaataatcattttagtcttaAGGAAAACTGCTAAACTtgtgctggttgcagcttctaaaatgtgagaattttaaacttttatgtgtcatacaggatagtaaacttaatatctttggaccttgggctttgggtattttactgacaaaacaattacttgattaatcaggaaaataaatggcaaattaatcaataatgaaaagaattgtTAGTTGAATCCCTATTATAGAGACAAATGtcataaaaaaggaaacagacatttttctaCTGGTTGCTGACCATTTCAACCATTAACATGATACCCAATAGTCACTGCAAAGGTCATGTTGCTATTCAGATATATTGTCATAACCAATAATGGAGTCGAGATCGGCTCGTCAGCAAGGAAACAGAGTTTAGATTAAAGGTATATCAGAGTCTGTTTCCTTGTCAACACaagcaaaatatgaaaaagtcGATGTCGATGAGTGGGAGGACCGCTCCAACAAAAAGAGCACTGGTTTCTTTCCAGTTTATGTTTGAAGACAGTTTCCAGTCCCTGTTGTCACATCCATCATTAGTCCCTCTGCACTGTCATCCGCAACAgagtcaaacaaaaacaagtttgcaTGACTGACCTTTAAATCTTCGTCATTCGGCTTCCAATAATGTGAAGCCTGGCTTTTTGTTTTAAACTATCCATACAACTATCCCTCGGTTATATCTCAGATTCTCtattaactgttaacttcttatctattaactattttttttttggcattgtAAAATCAATATGCTCAAAACTTTATGGCTACTTTAATAAACTTTCATTTCACTAACTTCATTAACTCCCAATTTAAAGCAACAGAGAGAAGATAATGGTGAATTGTTTTGTGTATATTATGTCTCTTTTATTATTGCAGGTTGTTAAGCGAACAAGATGTCAAGTCAATCAGTTCCGAAGAGGCTTAAAAGAAACAGGACTGTGGCCACTACTCATTCACAGAGGAGATGTGATCCCAATCCTGTTTCCCAGGGAGTCAGAGGCACAAATCACACCTCAGGTACTGAAGCAAAGAGAGTTGTTAAATGGTACAAATAACTGTCATTTATTCAGAAAGGGTACTTTGAAATTTTGACTATTGTTCTCATGgaacacaaaaatgtacaaGAAAGGACAAAAGTGGCACCAAAATGTTCATAGATTTGCCGAAATCTACACATTGAAGATACACTCCCTGATTTGTTACAGCGACTAAATGGCGCCCCCTAAATTCAAAAtcgtacaaaaaaaaaaaaacaaaatctggaTACTCCTAATGTTATGGTTAAATTTGAAGATACGTCGTGCATAGGGCTGGGTATAGTTTAAAAAATTACgataccagtacccttaaagtgataccGATACCAAGAGAGTACTTCATTCGATACCCAACATGCAAATGGAAGCATTCAGTTGCGTAAAATGCCACCACTCCGCCccatccaaatgatttttacacatatacattttgaaagtgttcaaattattaaaatatttatttttgtggcaTCTCGGCACGCTGAACTGCCAACTTGGTCAAATACGCCGCGCTCAACTTCACCACCACTGACTGTATGGGTTGTAGCTGCTGCGGTAGTGGGCAAATCACATGTCGCTTTAAATGAAAGAACGCTTATGGTGATTGACTGTGAGCAAAAccatacaaataatttttctaGATCTGGGTACAAAAAGGATCGAATGCAGGTATCATTTGACCAGAGAAGTTTCAATACTACTTGGTACTGGGTTATTTCAGTCGATACCTTAAAAGATATTGAATACCAATACCCAGCCCTAGTCGTGCAGTATGTTTAGCCTAATTACTTTTGCTTTCAAGTTATTGTCTTAAATACAAGATAACTAAAAACTGCCAAGGCATTCAGATTCTTTCCATTGCTACTGTAAACTGCACCAATATCAAACACTAAGAAGATCAAAGATTATTTTGGACTCAGTTGAAGTTACCTGTGATTTCAGATGATCTTTGATTGCATCATATGGCCATCATCTGTAACCGTCATCTTTGAGAGCTACAAAGTCAAAGACAATGCTGAGTGTGACGTCACGGATGTATCCAGAGTATCTGGCTACttgaaaacatttattgaaaatgGTAtgtatcaatattattattgtgatgtacagtactgtgcaaaagttttaggcactaaaagtttAAAGCTACTGTAGCATGAAGTCTGTTTGGTACGTTTTGTGTTGTCTGATGAGCTGCTATTTAACACAGCATCTCCAGCTGAGCTAAAGAGCCTCATAAAGTTCTGGACAGGATGGGAGGTGCCAGCCACAGAGATGAAGGTGGAAATAGTTGAGGCAATGCTTCCCACAGCTTTAACATGTTTTGAGAAGCTGAGGTTGCCGAGGCATTACGCAGCATACAAAACATTCCATCAGGATTTGAGTGCATGCATATCAACCAGCCACAGTGGTTTTGGCTGTGCCTGAAAGGCAACATCGCTCACTGTAAATGtatgtcagtatgtgtgtgactgtaactgtataatgtgtataataAATACTTCCTTTATTACCTGTCTTCTTATTACGATTCTTGATTTGCAGCTCTCATTGTTGGATTTGCTACACATTTGCAGCTCTCATTGTTGGATTTGCTACACATGGTGACCACATACTACAACAACTGGAAAGCCTATGGCTTCCAGTTGTTGTAGTATGTGGTCACCGGGGCTGTGGCTGAGAATTACAGTTTCTAATTACAAGTGACAGCCTGAATGTACATAATGTTACATAATGATGCACCAACATCCAGTATCTCACACCGACTGTCATTATCATCTTTCCTGCATGTTACTGATATCAGTTTATATATATAgctttctaacacagttgtaaGAACTAATTCAAATTGAACTGAAATATGTCTTATATTGATTAGTCGACCAAcggaaaattaattggcaacaattttgataactcactaatcatttaagtcattgtttaaacaaaaatgccaaagtctatggaatattttatttacagtccccctccactcaaaaaaatgttttgcttgttgttcTTCAGTTGGTTGTTTGAGCGCTTATATATATAGAGCGCTTTCAAAGGTACAAAGATGCTTAAtacagaaggagaaaaaagaaatctataTACAAAACACACTACAAGCAAGAGAACACACTAAAAGTACATTAAGTGGCAAAGGACattaaatcaaacattaaaaacgTTTTGAGTAGTTAAtggatttttcagtgaagtGGGAGACAttttgtatccagcagttaaaccttttaaatgaaaaaatatttacatattcatagattacGGATTTTTCCATGAGGGAGGGTAGATGTAATTTTAGATGTAACTTTACgaattttaacaaggtaattgaagtttttttttatggaaaaacacatcagacacaaattattattcaaagcagagtatctTTGTCTTAAAATGTCTGTAGGGGAACTTCAAAATATTGTCTCATTTTTTATCTTAGTCTTCTATAATAGATGACAGACAAATTTGGGtcttggactgttggtctgacaaaacaaagaaacagatttttcctGAGTCCcatcttttgacattttaaaggccaaatgattaatcgagaaaataatctgcagatttttcAATAATGACAATGATTATTAGTTGCAGgcctaaatttaaaaaacaacaacaacaacaaaaacatgttggtACTGTTAATGCACACCCAGTCTGCATGAGGAGTcattatttgcatgtgtgtgccttCTAGCTTTTGTTCTGGTGGTCAGTACCCACAATGACCACATGATGGCAGCAGAAGTCAATCATTGTAGAGCTGAATACCATCTCTGACCACATTAACAAGCAGCTCCACAGTCCATCTCTCTTGATGCTTTCTCAGCCATTAAGCATATTTGAGTGACCTTTAGCTGCTAGTTCCTAAAGGCCATTTAAGGTTGTGGTGATAAAGTACAGAGGCTGGAATTACTTTAAGATTGCGTCCCACTCAGCTGACTATTTGACTCTGATTACCTGTTAAAGGTTAACCTCtagaaagagataaaagattGTGTGATGAATTTGCTGGCTCATcagataaaacacagaaaataagaaaaatccGAAGTTCATTCAACTTCATTTGTGATGCAGTCAGCTGGAAGGTTATTATAATGCATCTTGTTCCACTTTTCTCTCAGAATTCACCCACTTTCACCCACTCAAGTACTGCTTAAAGAAATCTAAGAGAATACTAGATTATGTCTTGTAATTCAAGAAAAACAATCTTAATCTCAATCTCAGTGATACAAGGCAAGTATGTTTAACCTCACCAGGCAATTTTAGTAATGGCAGGATGCTTcaggacagagacagacaatctaaacactgtaaaacagtttcaacaatgGGGAGTTCATTCAGTAGCCTAACCGTTAGTTGATTGTCCTGTAAATCTCTCTTATAGCACAAAGGTCAGGCCTTATGCACGTTAAATACAGGCTGCaaccaaagagaaaaaaattactATAAAATGGGGAGGAAATGAATAACATACCAgacatttttactatttaacATCAGCAAggatattaataaataaatgagaaaaaacacattcctagctgcctttttttctctctgaggCCTGTACTAATctgaaacaaaaggaaagggaggggagaaaatgccattaaaatgtAGAAATTTGAGAATTTGCTCCTTGCacaactttaactttaactacTCAGCGTATGGTTTATCtttcttttcactgtttctcGCTCTAATTCTTTGTAGGTATAAACTATTTCTCCAGTGTAAGGCAACACACAGCTTTTCAATCCAACTCCACCCCCCCTTTCtcgctctcactctctcactctctctctcagccagtGAGTCAGCTCCTCTGTTCCTCAACACACAAGACATTTGCACAGTgaagcagcaacaacagaagCTCCTCCCTTCGAGTACATCTGGACCAGTAAAAGAGTAAAAAGGCACATACCAACACTGGCAGTACTGTGTCGCTGGACTAACTAGAATAAAGTTATACGACTTGTGTTAGTGAGAGAATTTACCTTTCTCTTACAGACTTTCTCTTGCACCTCCACCACCTAACTTTGGACCACTGGCTTCCTGAACACACCCTACTGCTGCATTAACGCTGCTCTGGGAGATCTGGGAGTCAAACCTCTACCTGTCtatcatcactgactgactgcatCAACTAACTGCAGGTAAGACATGTTGATATACAGGATTACAGACTGCTTTAGCTTCCTGATTTCTGTCTGCCTCTTGCTCTACCTAATTTCCTACTCTGTCTGTCAATGCATTATCTTTTCGCTAAACTCTGTTCTCTTGTTTGAACAGCTATCGTGCATTTGACTTTGCAAAGAGGCATGACATGTTAGTTTGGTTTGGGAAGCGTGTAGCTAAACAGCAACACAATGGGGAACACGTATCTATAATGCAGAGCGCTTAcgtacaaaaacaaacaactaatcatATACAGCGTGCAAAGATCTTTGTGCTCTCTGGtgtagacaaaacaaacaaagtgtaGAGGTTGATATAAAATGGCATGCAAGTCTAACTGATATCGATCGCCGCCATCAATCATACAGATGTCACATGCTGTCACATCTACTTCATGAGCGGACTTCCTGATGTGAACTaaatttctcttcttcttcttcactcttTTATTTGAGCATTCCTTTACAATTGTCTGTCTCCCCCACATGTCTGAACTTGCAGGTTATCAAAAACATTTCTCTAGAACTGCCACTATCAACCTGTACAAGAATTATTGCTCGAATAAACTTAAGAATACCTGGATTATTAATGTagtgaaaaaacatgaatattggTTGAAGAAAAGCTTTAATGTTTAACTATTATTTATTGGGACAGCTGGGAGGGGACTTACTGAAACACCAACAGTCATAAACCTTGTCTTTCTCAAAAGAACTGCCCTCATTTTATATCTGAGTTATGGCTCTAGTAGCCTTTTAGTCTCTAGTTCCTTATAACCTTCTCTCACATCTCTATGCATTCCCCTCTTTGGCAGACTGACAGCCCTCAATCCTGTCAGGCCTGTGAGATGACTTGTCATGACAAGTCAGAACAGCCCTTATTTGTACAAATCTAAATAATATTGACTAACTTTTCCCCTCTTTTCCTCagataaaagtaacatattATTCACCTATTCAACCTCTCTCCCTCTGATTTACATACTTTGTCTTGGAGTCATCTTCACAACATGACACTTAGCTCA
This window of the Thunnus albacares chromosome 5, fThuAlb1.1, whole genome shotgun sequence genome carries:
- the LOC122982396 gene encoding G2/M phase-specific E3 ubiquitin-protein ligase-like; the encoded protein is MMSTVIFKLTSGFHINLGSAAITKIFEGEPDHLIPSVSDELLDNNMFTVAGRMIGHSFLHCGPSFPGLSPAIIHNLFEGSLETTPVTIQDCPDLDIRDAVKMLDGDTELKELDSIHQLCLSWKLPAPNATNRKWLSKKLLLHAVVKRTRCQVNQFRRGLKETGLWPLLIHRGDVIPILFPRESEAQITPQMIFDCIIWPSSVTVIFESYKVKDNAECDVTDVSRVSGYLKTFIENASPAELKSLIKFWTGWEVPATEMKVEIVEAMLPTALTCFEKLRLPRHYAAYKTFHQDLSACISTSHSGFGCA